In Calonectris borealis chromosome 20, bCalBor7.hap1.2, whole genome shotgun sequence, a genomic segment contains:
- the PRPSAP1 gene encoding phosphoribosyl pyrophosphate synthase-associated protein 1 isoform X2 yields the protein MAAEGSGALAGWRNSLGWEWTSKTIAPRGLHDSLAMNAARSGYRVFSANSTAACTELAKRITERLGAELGKSVVYQETNGETRVEIKESVRGQDIFIIQTIPRDVNTAVMELLIMAYALKTSCARNIIGVIPYFPYSKQSKMRKRGSIVCKLLASMLAKAGLTHIITMDLHQKEIQGFFSFPVDNLRASPFLLQYIQEEIPDYRNAVIVAKSPDAAKRAQSYAERLRLGLAVIHGEAQCTEQDMDDGRHSPPMVKNATVHPGLELPLMMAKEKPPITVVGDVGGRIAIIVDDIIDDVESFVAAAEILKERGAYKIFVMATHGLLSADAPRLIEESSIDEVVVTNTVPHEVQKLQCPKIKTVDISLILSEAIRRIHNGESMAYLFRNITVDD from the exons ATGGCCGCCGAGGGGAGCGGCGCTCTAGCCGGGTGGCGGAACTCGCTTGGCTGG GAGTGGACCAGCAAGACCATAG CTCCACGGGGGTTGCATGACTCTTTGGCGATGAACGCAGCCAGAAGTGGCTACCGGGTCTTCTCGGCCAACTCCACGGCAGCGTGCACCGAGCTGGCGAAGAGGATCACGGA gcGTCTTGGTGCTGAGCTGGGGAAATCTGTGGTGTACCAGGAAACCAATGGAG AAACAAGAGTTGAAATAAAAGAGTCCGTCCGGGGACAGGATATCTTCATTATACAGACAATCCCCAG AGATGTGAATACGGCTGTCATGGAGCTGCTGATAATGGCGTATGCACTGAAGACTTCCTGTGCCAGGAACATCATTGGGGTCATCCCTTACTTCCCCTACAGCAAGCAGAGCAAAATGAGGAAGAGGGGCTCTATAGTCTGCAAGCTGCTGGCTTCGATGCTCGCCAAGGCAG GTTTAACACACATTATCACTATGGACCTTCATCAAAAGGAAATTCAAGGCTTCTTCAGCTTCCCAGTAGACAACCTGAGAGCATCCCCTTTCTTGCTCCAGTATATACAGGAAGAA ATTCCAGATTACAGAAACGCAGTTATTGTAGCCAAATCTCCTGATGCAGCTAAAAG GGCTCAGTCTTACGCTGAGAGACTACGGCTGGGACTAGCAGTGATCCACGGAGAGGCTCAGTGTACAGAGCAGGACATGGATGATGGACGTCACTCCCCGCCGATGGTCAAAAATGCAACTGTGCATCCTGGTCTGGAGCTGCCGT tgaTGATGGCCAAGGAGAAACCGCCAATAACTGTGGTTGGAGATGTTGGAGGAAGAATTGCCATCATTGTG gATGACATCATCGATGATGTGGAAAGCTTTGTAGCTGCTGCAGAGATCCTGAAAGAGCGTGGAGCCTACAAGATTTTTGTGATGGCTACTCATGGGCTCCTGTCAGCAGATGCCCCCCGTCTCATAGAGGAATCCTCCATTGATGAG GTGGTAGTAACCAACACAGTTCCTCACGAGGTACAGAAGCTGCAGTGCCCCAAGATAAAGACTGTGGATATCAGTTTGATTCTCTCTGAAGCCATCCGACGAATCCACAATGGCGAGTCCATGGCCTATCTCTTTCGCAACATCACTGTCGATGACTAG
- the PRPSAP1 gene encoding phosphoribosyl pyrophosphate synthase-associated protein 1 isoform X1, whose amino-acid sequence MAAGAVSPRGEDGRRGERRSSRVAELAWLAPRGLHDSLAMNAARSGYRVFSANSTAACTELAKRITERLGAELGKSVVYQETNGETRVEIKESVRGQDIFIIQTIPRDVNTAVMELLIMAYALKTSCARNIIGVIPYFPYSKQSKMRKRGSIVCKLLASMLAKAGLTHIITMDLHQKEIQGFFSFPVDNLRASPFLLQYIQEEIPDYRNAVIVAKSPDAAKRAQSYAERLRLGLAVIHGEAQCTEQDMDDGRHSPPMVKNATVHPGLELPLMMAKEKPPITVVGDVGGRIAIIVDDIIDDVESFVAAAEILKERGAYKIFVMATHGLLSADAPRLIEESSIDEVVVTNTVPHEVQKLQCPKIKTVDISLILSEAIRRIHNGESMAYLFRNITVDD is encoded by the exons ATGGCCGCGGGGGCGGTCTCTCCCCGCGGAGAAGATGGCCGCCGAGGGGAGCGGCGCTCTAGCCGGGTGGCGGAACTCGCTTGGCTGG CTCCACGGGGGTTGCATGACTCTTTGGCGATGAACGCAGCCAGAAGTGGCTACCGGGTCTTCTCGGCCAACTCCACGGCAGCGTGCACCGAGCTGGCGAAGAGGATCACGGA gcGTCTTGGTGCTGAGCTGGGGAAATCTGTGGTGTACCAGGAAACCAATGGAG AAACAAGAGTTGAAATAAAAGAGTCCGTCCGGGGACAGGATATCTTCATTATACAGACAATCCCCAG AGATGTGAATACGGCTGTCATGGAGCTGCTGATAATGGCGTATGCACTGAAGACTTCCTGTGCCAGGAACATCATTGGGGTCATCCCTTACTTCCCCTACAGCAAGCAGAGCAAAATGAGGAAGAGGGGCTCTATAGTCTGCAAGCTGCTGGCTTCGATGCTCGCCAAGGCAG GTTTAACACACATTATCACTATGGACCTTCATCAAAAGGAAATTCAAGGCTTCTTCAGCTTCCCAGTAGACAACCTGAGAGCATCCCCTTTCTTGCTCCAGTATATACAGGAAGAA ATTCCAGATTACAGAAACGCAGTTATTGTAGCCAAATCTCCTGATGCAGCTAAAAG GGCTCAGTCTTACGCTGAGAGACTACGGCTGGGACTAGCAGTGATCCACGGAGAGGCTCAGTGTACAGAGCAGGACATGGATGATGGACGTCACTCCCCGCCGATGGTCAAAAATGCAACTGTGCATCCTGGTCTGGAGCTGCCGT tgaTGATGGCCAAGGAGAAACCGCCAATAACTGTGGTTGGAGATGTTGGAGGAAGAATTGCCATCATTGTG gATGACATCATCGATGATGTGGAAAGCTTTGTAGCTGCTGCAGAGATCCTGAAAGAGCGTGGAGCCTACAAGATTTTTGTGATGGCTACTCATGGGCTCCTGTCAGCAGATGCCCCCCGTCTCATAGAGGAATCCTCCATTGATGAG GTGGTAGTAACCAACACAGTTCCTCACGAGGTACAGAAGCTGCAGTGCCCCAAGATAAAGACTGTGGATATCAGTTTGATTCTCTCTGAAGCCATCCGACGAATCCACAATGGCGAGTCCATGGCCTATCTCTTTCGCAACATCACTGTCGATGACTAG
- the PRPSAP1 gene encoding phosphoribosyl pyrophosphate synthase-associated protein 1 isoform X5, with protein MELLIMAYALKTSCARNIIGVIPYFPYSKQSKMRKRGSIVCKLLASMLAKAGLTHIITMDLHQKEIQGFFSFPVDNLRASPFLLQYIQEEIPDYRNAVIVAKSPDAAKRAQSYAERLRLGLAVIHGEAQCTEQDMDDGRHSPPMVKNATVHPGLELPLMMAKEKPPITVVGDVGGRIAIIVDDIIDDVESFVAAAEILKERGAYKIFVMATHGLLSADAPRLIEESSIDEVVVTNTVPHEVQKLQCPKIKTVDISLILSEAIRRIHNGESMAYLFRNITVDD; from the exons ATGGAGCTGCTGATAATGGCGTATGCACTGAAGACTTCCTGTGCCAGGAACATCATTGGGGTCATCCCTTACTTCCCCTACAGCAAGCAGAGCAAAATGAGGAAGAGGGGCTCTATAGTCTGCAAGCTGCTGGCTTCGATGCTCGCCAAGGCAG GTTTAACACACATTATCACTATGGACCTTCATCAAAAGGAAATTCAAGGCTTCTTCAGCTTCCCAGTAGACAACCTGAGAGCATCCCCTTTCTTGCTCCAGTATATACAGGAAGAA ATTCCAGATTACAGAAACGCAGTTATTGTAGCCAAATCTCCTGATGCAGCTAAAAG GGCTCAGTCTTACGCTGAGAGACTACGGCTGGGACTAGCAGTGATCCACGGAGAGGCTCAGTGTACAGAGCAGGACATGGATGATGGACGTCACTCCCCGCCGATGGTCAAAAATGCAACTGTGCATCCTGGTCTGGAGCTGCCGT tgaTGATGGCCAAGGAGAAACCGCCAATAACTGTGGTTGGAGATGTTGGAGGAAGAATTGCCATCATTGTG gATGACATCATCGATGATGTGGAAAGCTTTGTAGCTGCTGCAGAGATCCTGAAAGAGCGTGGAGCCTACAAGATTTTTGTGATGGCTACTCATGGGCTCCTGTCAGCAGATGCCCCCCGTCTCATAGAGGAATCCTCCATTGATGAG GTGGTAGTAACCAACACAGTTCCTCACGAGGTACAGAAGCTGCAGTGCCCCAAGATAAAGACTGTGGATATCAGTTTGATTCTCTCTGAAGCCATCCGACGAATCCACAATGGCGAGTCCATGGCCTATCTCTTTCGCAACATCACTGTCGATGACTAG
- the PRPSAP1 gene encoding phosphoribosyl pyrophosphate synthase-associated protein 1 isoform X3, whose amino-acid sequence MNAARSGYRVFSANSTAACTELAKRITERLGAELGKSVVYQETNGETRVEIKESVRGQDIFIIQTIPRDVNTAVMELLIMAYALKTSCARNIIGVIPYFPYSKQSKMRKRGSIVCKLLASMLAKAGLTHIITMDLHQKEIQGFFSFPVDNLRASPFLLQYIQEEIPDYRNAVIVAKSPDAAKRAQSYAERLRLGLAVIHGEAQCTEQDMDDGRHSPPMVKNATVHPGLELPLMMAKEKPPITVVGDVGGRIAIIVDDIIDDVESFVAAAEILKERGAYKIFVMATHGLLSADAPRLIEESSIDEVVVTNTVPHEVQKLQCPKIKTVDISLILSEAIRRIHNGESMAYLFRNITVDD is encoded by the exons ATGAACGCAGCCAGAAGTGGCTACCGGGTCTTCTCGGCCAACTCCACGGCAGCGTGCACCGAGCTGGCGAAGAGGATCACGGA gcGTCTTGGTGCTGAGCTGGGGAAATCTGTGGTGTACCAGGAAACCAATGGAG AAACAAGAGTTGAAATAAAAGAGTCCGTCCGGGGACAGGATATCTTCATTATACAGACAATCCCCAG AGATGTGAATACGGCTGTCATGGAGCTGCTGATAATGGCGTATGCACTGAAGACTTCCTGTGCCAGGAACATCATTGGGGTCATCCCTTACTTCCCCTACAGCAAGCAGAGCAAAATGAGGAAGAGGGGCTCTATAGTCTGCAAGCTGCTGGCTTCGATGCTCGCCAAGGCAG GTTTAACACACATTATCACTATGGACCTTCATCAAAAGGAAATTCAAGGCTTCTTCAGCTTCCCAGTAGACAACCTGAGAGCATCCCCTTTCTTGCTCCAGTATATACAGGAAGAA ATTCCAGATTACAGAAACGCAGTTATTGTAGCCAAATCTCCTGATGCAGCTAAAAG GGCTCAGTCTTACGCTGAGAGACTACGGCTGGGACTAGCAGTGATCCACGGAGAGGCTCAGTGTACAGAGCAGGACATGGATGATGGACGTCACTCCCCGCCGATGGTCAAAAATGCAACTGTGCATCCTGGTCTGGAGCTGCCGT tgaTGATGGCCAAGGAGAAACCGCCAATAACTGTGGTTGGAGATGTTGGAGGAAGAATTGCCATCATTGTG gATGACATCATCGATGATGTGGAAAGCTTTGTAGCTGCTGCAGAGATCCTGAAAGAGCGTGGAGCCTACAAGATTTTTGTGATGGCTACTCATGGGCTCCTGTCAGCAGATGCCCCCCGTCTCATAGAGGAATCCTCCATTGATGAG GTGGTAGTAACCAACACAGTTCCTCACGAGGTACAGAAGCTGCAGTGCCCCAAGATAAAGACTGTGGATATCAGTTTGATTCTCTCTGAAGCCATCCGACGAATCCACAATGGCGAGTCCATGGCCTATCTCTTTCGCAACATCACTGTCGATGACTAG
- the PRPSAP1 gene encoding phosphoribosyl pyrophosphate synthase-associated protein 1 isoform X4 — protein sequence MRDVNTAVMELLIMAYALKTSCARNIIGVIPYFPYSKQSKMRKRGSIVCKLLASMLAKAGLTHIITMDLHQKEIQGFFSFPVDNLRASPFLLQYIQEEIPDYRNAVIVAKSPDAAKRAQSYAERLRLGLAVIHGEAQCTEQDMDDGRHSPPMVKNATVHPGLELPLMMAKEKPPITVVGDVGGRIAIIVDDIIDDVESFVAAAEILKERGAYKIFVMATHGLLSADAPRLIEESSIDEVVVTNTVPHEVQKLQCPKIKTVDISLILSEAIRRIHNGESMAYLFRNITVDD from the exons ATGCG AGATGTGAATACGGCTGTCATGGAGCTGCTGATAATGGCGTATGCACTGAAGACTTCCTGTGCCAGGAACATCATTGGGGTCATCCCTTACTTCCCCTACAGCAAGCAGAGCAAAATGAGGAAGAGGGGCTCTATAGTCTGCAAGCTGCTGGCTTCGATGCTCGCCAAGGCAG GTTTAACACACATTATCACTATGGACCTTCATCAAAAGGAAATTCAAGGCTTCTTCAGCTTCCCAGTAGACAACCTGAGAGCATCCCCTTTCTTGCTCCAGTATATACAGGAAGAA ATTCCAGATTACAGAAACGCAGTTATTGTAGCCAAATCTCCTGATGCAGCTAAAAG GGCTCAGTCTTACGCTGAGAGACTACGGCTGGGACTAGCAGTGATCCACGGAGAGGCTCAGTGTACAGAGCAGGACATGGATGATGGACGTCACTCCCCGCCGATGGTCAAAAATGCAACTGTGCATCCTGGTCTGGAGCTGCCGT tgaTGATGGCCAAGGAGAAACCGCCAATAACTGTGGTTGGAGATGTTGGAGGAAGAATTGCCATCATTGTG gATGACATCATCGATGATGTGGAAAGCTTTGTAGCTGCTGCAGAGATCCTGAAAGAGCGTGGAGCCTACAAGATTTTTGTGATGGCTACTCATGGGCTCCTGTCAGCAGATGCCCCCCGTCTCATAGAGGAATCCTCCATTGATGAG GTGGTAGTAACCAACACAGTTCCTCACGAGGTACAGAAGCTGCAGTGCCCCAAGATAAAGACTGTGGATATCAGTTTGATTCTCTCTGAAGCCATCCGACGAATCCACAATGGCGAGTCCATGGCCTATCTCTTTCGCAACATCACTGTCGATGACTAG
- the QRICH2 gene encoding glutamine-rich protein 2, translating into MAPLSLSQLLDVAIGTPEVGAVNFVALHSLLQAMLRHLSLQDLPAQERGHSLTPVPGGDLPAKAQPGLEKKGDGAHGIGQQPQEPEEQLPRKDLLQGTASSSQVASVAADVGQMKKKIEANESGISKAMALSQDLLEEIGGMKAAQSRMGEDIRAIQEALGLGNLQDAAGRLPGLRDQTTLDSDVKRLQERLSLYPAPEEEDSGGQSAPTEPPASDVDTPHGASSALGLKGPETEPAPRTSKGTSKGTPGTQPGSLGMQSGMQRAPVTPEKWAGAPLDQTRTPDASATAPGMQPGPPGTQITTPGMQPGPPGTQTTTPEMQPGPPGTQTTTPGMQPGPPGTQTTTPGMQPGSPDTQTTTPGMQPGSPDTQTTTPGMEPGSPGTQTTTPEMQPGSPSTQTTIPGMQPAPPGTQGGAGVQPSPSHMEPSLSGAEKVPAEDTPGALGTQMDTTSPQDGGKTFPSTHLAREGHPAVGTLLLTAQGFEIPLDADPGASSPSQEPAMPWGSSGSSSASGRYAETVEALRQIGQLGHLYAALKEQVAQLESTKSDHAELEKLRLLLLERDQESNGSVLADLRGQVSSLQGLASDLQGEKEKIRHLEDALGKLGVAGADWEADGSDQIPLQLESTLQEIKRELKELGEQQEMTKAMLEQLVTKTADQMQEQLDELRAMVASAGQEQAEAQAACPVCSMDISTQVGQLLQRYEKLQELVDSFMSRQAVGKVVRQPPGRSQQDEELLKRIQATVVQVQGDYKKLSSVTGNLLDDRHQKQKDIEVLFQSLERLEKEKADKEDLVLGIDVKADKTALAGKVSRTQFDASMERLNEMIQEMLSRVTGQEQGWHQVQRQLNEEMDSKLDRLELGPFRQQLEEHWKSILEQLKAPSTEADDAAGIKKQLLAHFHCVSCDRPLSMLVPGPHIVAIPAMPPLPPRLAGRPHAILELEQTQQPGHSTTRWSCWARTATSTGAGGTGSCLCSWARRASQGTSPSCPQGSGTPGTAAARSRGPRAPGPRSASPAPPPRRSTGQPHPTATSPGHRGSSRPSSPRGTDPAPQQPSRTGGPRPNPHHPSCRAGEQAAPASSNKGRWAAECLRGLSGVALVGIFPSCTRRDRQHPCSRGHASPEELKAALVQPPPGSVLAPRCHRRPAPPASTSPVWP; encoded by the exons ATGGCCCCGCTCAGCCTGTCCCAGCTGCTGGACGTCGCCATCGGGACACCCGAGGTCGGGGCCGTCAACTTCGTGGCACTGCACAGCCTGCTGCAGGCCATGCTCAGGCACCTGAGCCTGCAGGACCTACCTGCCCAGGAGCGGGGGCACAGCCTGACGCCCGTCCCGGGGGGGGACCTGCCTGCCAAGGCACAGCCTGGCCTGGAGAAGAAGGGGGACGGGGCCCACGGCAtagggcagcagccccaggagccggAGGAGCAGCTGCCCAGGAAGGACCTGCTGCAGGGGACCGCGAGCAGCTCCCAGGTCGCCTCCGTGGCCGCCGACGTGGGGCAGATGAAGAAGAAGATCGAAGCGAACGAGAGCGGCATCTCCAAG GCCATGGCTCTCTCCCAGGACCTCCTCGAGGAGATTGGCGGGATGAAGGCGGCACAGTCCCGCATGGGAGAGGACATCCGGGCGATCCAGGAGGCACTTGGCTTG GGGAACCTCCAGGACGCTGCCGGCCGCCTGCCGGGCCTCCGTGACCAGACAACGTTGGACAGTGACGTG AAAAGGCTGCAGGAAAGGCTGAGCCTCTACCCGGCCCCGGAGGAG GAGGACAGTGGGGGCCAGTCTGCCCCCACTGAGCCCCCCGCTTCAGATGTGGACACCCCGCATGGGGCAAGCTCAGCACTGGGGCTGAAGGGACCAGAGACAGAGCCTGCACCCAGGACCAGCAAAGGGACCAGCAAGGGGACTCCAGGGACGCAGCCTGGCTCCCTGGGGATGCAATCAGGGATGCAGAGAGCACCAGTGACCCCTGAGAAGTGGGCAGGCGCTCCCTTGGATCAGACGAGGACTCCTGATGCCAGTGCCACTGCCCCAGGGATGCAGCCAGGGCCCCCCGGCACCCAGATCACCACCCCAGGGATGCAGCCAGGGCCCCCTGGCACCCAGACCACCACCCCAGAGATGCAGCCAGGGCCCCCTGGCACCCAGACCACCACCCCAGGGATGCAGCCAGGGCCCCCTGGCACCCAGACCACCACCCCAGGGATGCAGCCAGGGTCTCCCGACACCCAGACCACCACCCCAGGGATGCAGCCAGGGTCTCCCGACACCCAGACCACCACCCCAGGGATGGAGCCAGGGTCCCCTGGCACCCAGACCACCACCCCAGAGATGCAGCCAGGATCCCCTAGCACCCAGACCACCATTCCAGGGATGCAGCCAGCACCTCCAGGGACACAAGGAGGAGCAGGGGTTCAGCCAAGCCCTTCACACATGGAGCCCAGCCTTTCTGGCGCTGAGAAAGTCCCCGCTGAAGACACCCCCGGTGCTTTGGGGACGCAGATGGATACCACAAGCCCCCAGGATGGAGGCAAGACTTTTCCCAGCACACACCTTGCCCGGGAAGGCCACCCGGCAGTGGGGACCCTCTTGCTGACAGCCCAGGGGTTCGAGATCCCCCTCGACGCCGATCCCGGGGCCTCGTCCCCTTCGCAAGAGCCAGCGATGCCCTGGGGGTCCTCGGGCTCCAGCAGTGCCTCCGGCCGCTACGCGGAGACGGTGGAGGCTCTCCGCCAGATCGGGCAGCTCGGCCACCTCTACGCCGCCCTGAAGGAGCAGGTGGCCCAGCTGGAATCCACCAAGTCAGACCACGCCGAGCTTGAGAAGCTGCGCCTGCTCCTCCTGGAGAGAg ACCAGGAGAGCAACGGCAGCGTCCTGGCCGACCTCCGGGGCCAGGTGAGCTCCCTGCAGGGCCTGGCCAGCGACCTGCAGGGTGAGAAGGAGAAG ATCAGGCACCTGGAGGATGCCCTTGGAAAGCTGGGGGTGGCTGGAGCCGACTGGGAAGCGGATGGCAGCGACCAGATCCCCCTGCAACTGGA GTCCACGCTGCAGGAGATAAAGCgggagctgaaggagctgggagagcagcaggagatgaccaaggccatgctggagcagttggTGACCAAGACAGCTGACCAGATGCAGGAGCAG CTGGACGAGCTGAGGGCGATGGTGGCGAGCgcggggcaggagcaggcagaggcgcAGGCAGCGTGCCCCGTCTGCAGCATGGACATCAGCACGCAGGTGGGGCAGCTCCTCCAGCGCTACGAGAAGCTCCAGGAGCTGGTGGACTCCTTCATGTCGCGGCAGGCGGTGGGCAAGGTGGTGAGGCAGCCGCCGGGAAGGAGCCAG CAggatgaggagctgctgaagcGCATCCAGGCCACCGTCGTGCAGGTGCAAGGGGACTACAAGAAGCTCAGCTCCGTCACGGGGAACCTCCTGGATGACCGTCACCAGAAGCAGAAAGATATCGAG GTTCTGTTCCAGTCcctggagaggctggagaaggagaaagcagacAAGGAGGACCTGGTGCTGGGAATCGATGTG AAAGCAGACAAAACCGCCCTGGCCGGCAAAGTCAGTCGCACCCAGTTTGACGCAAGCATGGAGCGGCTGAATGAGATGATCCAGGAGATGCTGAGCCGGGTGACgggccaggagcagggctggcacCAGGTCCAGCGACAGCTCAATGAAGAGATGGACTCCAAG CTGGACCGCCTGGAGCTGGGGCCTTTccggcagcagctggaggagcactGGAAGAGCATCCTGGAGCAGCTCAAGGCGCCGTCAACAGAGGCTGACGATGCAGCTGGGATTAAGAA gcagctgctggcccATTTCCACTGCGTGTCCTGCGACCGGCCCCTCAGCATGCTGGTGCCTGGCCC GCACATCGTGGCCATCCCGGCCatgccgccgctgcccccccgcctcGCCGGGCGCCCCCATGCCATCCTTGAGCTGGAGCAAACACAGCAGCCCGGCCACAG CACGACGAGATGGAGCTGTTGGGCCAGGACGGCCACATCTACCGGGGCCGGtgggacaggcagctgcctgtgctcGTGGGCAAGGAGG GCTTCCCAAGGGACAAGcccaagctgtccccaaggcagTGGGACGCCCGGGACAGCGGCCGCCCGCTCTCGCGGCCCCAGAGCGCCGGGTCCTCGCTCAGCCAGCCCG GCACCGCCGCCTCGCCGCAGCACAGGCCAGCCTCATCCCACGGCCACCTCTCCCGGGCACCGGGGCTCCTCTCGCCCCTCCAGCCCCCGCGGGACGGATCCAGCACCCCAGCAGCCGAGCAGGACTGGGGGTCCCCGGCCgaacccccaccaccccagctgccgaGCAGGCGAGCAAGCAGCTCCAGCCAGCAGCAATAAAGGGCGATGGGCAGCCGAGTGCCTGCGTGGCCTGAGCGGGGTGGCCCTGGTCGGGATTTTCCCATCATGCACAAGGCGGGATCGGCAGCATCCCTGCTCCCGCGGCCATGCCTCTCCGGAGGAGCTGAAAGCAGCcctggtccaaccccccccaGGGTCTGTGCTGGCCccccgctgccaccgccgccCGGCACCCCCGGCCTCCACGAGCCCCGTTTGGCCCTGA